A DNA window from Gemmatimonadota bacterium contains the following coding sequences:
- a CDS encoding ABC transporter ATP-binding protein: protein QTILTNPEFLIVDEPTVGLDPEERIRFRGILGRLSSDRAILISTHIVGDISSTCEDLAVLDTGRLIFRGSPGELISKADGKTWEVQVDDAGFEMLSRVFRVVTVNVEGDLMRLRMVGDGEPPADAEAVAPNLEDAYVYFVGGDTTGEIAA, encoded by the coding sequence CACAGACCATTTTGACCAATCCAGAGTTTCTCATTGTCGATGAACCCACCGTAGGACTTGACCCGGAAGAACGCATACGGTTTCGAGGTATTTTGGGACGCTTGAGCAGCGATCGCGCAATTTTGATTTCCACGCATATTGTGGGCGATATTTCAAGCACCTGTGAAGATCTCGCGGTCCTGGATACCGGACGGCTGATCTTTCGCGGTTCTCCCGGAGAACTCATTTCAAAAGCCGATGGGAAAACCTGGGAAGTACAGGTCGATGACGCTGGTTTTGAAATGCTATCGCGCGTGTTTCGCGTAGTCACAGTAAATGTTGAGGGCGACCTGATGCGTTTGCGTATGGTAGGGGATGGCGAGCCACCCGCTGATGCCGAAGCAGTCGCGCCCAATCTCGAAGATGCCTATGTCTATTTTGTCGGAGGCGATACCACAGGCGAAATCGCAGCATAA